A region from the Sulfurospirillum oryzae genome encodes:
- the prfA gene encoding peptide chain release factor 1, with protein sequence MLKEKLLPFLDRYNELTTLLSDPNVSNDIKKMTALSKEQSGLESIKEKTLEYLSTLTQIEENKLLLDDEELGELAKEELKVLEPRIVEIEEEIKLLLLPTDPNDDRNIFLEIRAGTGGDEAAIFAADLFKSYLRYAENRGWKVEVVSLSEGVLNGFKEVIALIKGQGAFSRLKYEGGVHRVQRVPLTESQGRVHTSAVTVAVMPEVDDVEIDIQEKDLKIDVMRSSGNGGQSVNTTDSAVRITHLPTGLVVVNQDGKSQHKNKDAAMKILKAKLYDMEMQERNAKESEARKTQVGSGDRSARIRTYNYPQNRITDHRIGLTLYRLDAIMEGGLYDEIIDPIITHYQAELMKEANF encoded by the coding sequence ATGTTGAAAGAAAAATTACTCCCATTCCTTGATCGCTACAATGAGCTTACAACGCTTTTAAGTGATCCTAATGTCTCTAATGATATTAAAAAAATGACGGCACTTTCTAAAGAGCAGTCAGGATTAGAATCGATCAAAGAAAAGACACTTGAATACCTTTCAACATTGACTCAAATCGAAGAAAATAAACTTTTACTTGATGATGAAGAACTTGGTGAGCTTGCAAAAGAAGAGCTCAAAGTCCTTGAACCTCGTATCGTAGAAATCGAAGAAGAGATTAAACTTCTTCTCTTACCAACAGATCCTAATGATGACCGCAATATCTTTTTAGAGATTCGCGCAGGTACGGGTGGGGATGAAGCAGCTATTTTTGCAGCTGATCTTTTTAAATCTTATCTTCGTTATGCTGAAAATCGCGGCTGGAAAGTAGAAGTTGTCTCACTCAGCGAAGGCGTACTCAACGGATTCAAAGAGGTTATTGCACTTATTAAAGGGCAGGGCGCTTTTTCACGCCTCAAGTATGAAGGCGGTGTACACCGTGTTCAACGTGTTCCTTTAACAGAATCTCAAGGTCGCGTACATACTTCAGCTGTTACGGTTGCTGTTATGCCTGAAGTCGATGATGTCGAGATCGATATACAAGAAAAAGACCTTAAAATTGATGTTATGAGATCAAGTGGAAACGGCGGACAATCCGTCAATACCACAGATAGTGCCGTAAGAATCACTCACTTGCCAACAGGTCTTGTTGTTGTCAACCAAGATGGCAAATCACAGCACAAAAACAAAGATGCTGCTATGAAAATCCTCAAAGCAAAACTCTATGACATGGAGATGCAAGAGCGTAATGCCAAAGAGAGTGAAGCACGAAAGACACAAGTAGGATCAGGCGATAGAAGTGCCCGTATTCGTACCTACAACTATCCACAAAACCGTATTACAGACCATAGAATAGGGCTTACGCTCTACCGTTTGGACGCTATTATGGAAGGTGGATTGTACGATGAGATTATTGATCCTATTATTACGCACTACCAAGCAGAACTGATGAAAGAAGCAAACTTCTAA
- the lspA gene encoding signal peptidase II — translation MNRKLVISAGFLIFIFVVDQYIKRVFLEGFRWNGDFFSLILTYNKGVAFSMFAFLEEYLKYIQLLLVSGLGIYLLFHKEILQKFNIAIGIIAGAALSNIYDRFVHGGVVDYFFWHYGFNFAVFNFADVMIDFGVVLILFISWKTPKEV, via the coding sequence ATGAATAGAAAATTGGTCATAAGTGCAGGTTTTTTGATTTTTATATTTGTTGTTGACCAATATATCAAAAGAGTCTTTTTAGAGGGATTTCGTTGGAATGGGGATTTTTTTTCACTAATTTTGACGTATAACAAAGGCGTTGCTTTTTCCATGTTCGCCTTTTTGGAAGAGTATCTAAAATACATACAACTCTTGCTCGTCAGCGGTCTAGGGATTTATCTTCTTTTTCATAAAGAGATACTCCAAAAGTTTAATATTGCTATTGGCATTATTGCAGGGGCTGCACTGAGTAACATTTATGATCGTTTTGTTCATGGCGGTGTTGTGGATTATTTCTTTTGGCATTATGGATTTAATTTTGCTGTGTTTAATTTCGCAGATGTCATGATTGATTTTGGAGTCGTTCTGATTTTATTCATTTCATGGAAAACGCCTAAAGAGGTTTAA
- the rpmI gene encoding 50S ribosomal protein L35: protein MPKMKTVRGAAKRFRAGKNKIKRGAAFRSHILTKKPTKRMRGLKVAKTVDARDEKSVKLMLCKA from the coding sequence ATGCCGAAAATGAAAACGGTACGCGGCGCAGCCAAGCGTTTTAGAGCTGGTAAGAACAAGATTAAAAGAGGCGCAGCCTTTAGAAGTCATATTCTTACTAAAAAACCAACGAAAAGAATGCGTGGTTTGAAAGTTGCTAAGACTGTTGATGCACGTGATGAGAAGTCCGTTAAATTAATGCTTTGTAAAGCGTAA
- the ccoG gene encoding cytochrome c oxidase accessory protein CcoG produces MNCNSDLSIQPTYYRLKRYLSFGIITLIALILPFISIEGKHFFLLSFDKKQLHLFFTTFDMQELYLMPFVIMLFFLSIFFITTLGGRVWCGWSCPQTIFRVIFRDLIQTKLLGIRKNINNKQKEPEEGQIFKRIFALLIWACLALLAASNFLWYFIPPEDFFVYLKDPFENSVMYGFLICITLFLIYVVTSLKENFCVYICPYARIQSALFDENTIQTIYDEKRGGKIYDAKGLKLSNKPPLATDDCTGCEACVRVCPTHIDIRKGMQLECINCLECADACTPVMEKLGKPSLITWTSSNAAEKDIKTQYIRFRTVAYVIALTLALIGLFVMGTKKEYMLLNINRTSQLYKVADDGKTIENVYTFLFQNTDSKDHLYYFDISNQAIKIDKPSEPFLLKSGEKLKKVVILSSVPKELKTEGEDMPISIKAYAIDLKEKIVVERKSIFIYPKKSDVHPQ; encoded by the coding sequence ATGAATTGTAATAGCGATTTATCAATTCAACCCACTTATTATCGGTTGAAACGCTATCTTAGTTTTGGCATCATTACGCTCATAGCACTAATTTTGCCATTTATATCCATAGAAGGAAAACACTTTTTCTTGCTCAGTTTTGACAAAAAACAGTTGCATCTTTTCTTTACAACTTTCGATATGCAAGAGCTCTACTTAATGCCCTTTGTCATCATGCTTTTCTTTTTGAGTATCTTTTTTATCACGACTCTTGGAGGTAGAGTTTGGTGCGGCTGGTCATGCCCCCAAACTATTTTTAGAGTTATTTTTCGTGATTTGATTCAAACAAAACTTTTGGGTATCCGAAAAAATATTAATAACAAACAGAAAGAACCTGAAGAAGGACAAATATTTAAACGTATTTTTGCACTTCTTATTTGGGCATGTTTAGCCCTTTTAGCAGCTTCTAATTTCCTATGGTATTTTATTCCGCCTGAAGACTTTTTTGTTTATCTCAAAGATCCTTTTGAAAACAGTGTTATGTATGGCTTTTTAATATGTATCACGTTATTTTTGATCTACGTTGTTACTTCTTTAAAAGAAAATTTTTGTGTCTATATTTGCCCGTATGCACGTATCCAATCAGCACTTTTTGATGAAAACACCATTCAAACAATCTATGATGAAAAGCGCGGTGGTAAAATTTACGATGCAAAAGGGCTTAAACTAAGCAATAAACCACCTTTAGCAACAGACGATTGTACAGGATGTGAAGCATGTGTGCGTGTATGTCCAACACATATTGATATTCGCAAAGGTATGCAATTAGAATGTATTAACTGCTTAGAGTGCGCTGATGCATGTACCCCTGTTATGGAAAAACTTGGCAAGCCTTCGTTGATTACATGGACAAGTTCTAACGCTGCTGAAAAAGACATCAAAACACAATATATCCGCTTTAGAACCGTTGCCTATGTCATTGCTTTAACCTTAGCACTTATTGGTCTTTTTGTTATGGGGACTAAGAAAGAGTATATGCTTTTAAATATCAACCGGACAAGTCAACTCTACAAAGTAGCAGATGATGGCAAAACGATTGAAAATGTCTATACCTTTTTATTTCAAAATACAGACTCTAAAGATCATCTTTACTATTTTGACATTTCAAATCAAGCCATTAAGATTGATAAACCAAGTGAGCCTTTCTTGCTCAAATCTGGCGAGAAACTTAAAAAAGTAGTCATTCTATCATCGGTACCTAAAGAGCTAAAAACTGAAGGTGAAGATATGCCTATTAGTATTAAAGCCTATGCTATCGATTTAAAAGAGAAAATTGTCGTTGAACGCAAAAGTATTTTTATTTATCCTAAAAAAAGTGATGTTCATCCCCAATAA
- the thrS gene encoding threonine--tRNA ligase, with translation MMNDVIAYKDGVLVIDTQTAAASSKTYEDKILFDNSKDALEVIRHSCAHLMAQAIKALYKDAQFFVGPVIEDGFYYDFRVNEKIGDADLKEIEKKMAELANAKLPIEKIYTTKTAVIKHFEHDDLKQEVLLRIPDGEVSIYKQGDFEDLCRGPHVPNTKYLRFFKLIKVAGAYLGGDEKREMLTRIYGIAFADKESLKDYVTMIEEAKKRDHRKLGNELKLFTFDDEVGAGLPIWLPNGGRLRSKLEQLLFKAHRQRGYQPVRGPEILKSDAWKISGHYQNYGENMYFTVIDEAEYGIKPMNCLGHIKVFQNEVRSYRDLPLKFFEYGVVHRHEKSGVLHGLFRVREFTQDDAHIFCTPDQIKENVLEILSFVDSIMKTFGFKYDMEISTRPEKSIGDEKYWEAATEGLKKALDENGIHYGIDEGGGAFYGPKIDIKITDALKRKWQCGTIQVDFNLPERFDISYVDANNEHARPVMLHRAILGSFERFIGILIEHTSGEFPFFIAPIQAVIVPISDAHLAYAKTLANELMAEGIDVEISSKNESLNKRIRNAETMRVPMILVIGDAEVEEQSVAVRDRRERTQYNLTKEALISNMKEKLSEVHF, from the coding sequence ATGATGAATGATGTTATAGCCTATAAAGATGGCGTACTCGTCATTGACACTCAAACTGCTGCTGCCTCCTCAAAGACTTACGAAGACAAAATCTTATTTGACAACTCTAAAGATGCCCTTGAAGTGATTCGTCACTCGTGCGCACACTTAATGGCTCAAGCGATTAAAGCGTTGTACAAAGATGCACAATTTTTTGTTGGACCTGTCATTGAAGACGGTTTTTATTACGATTTTCGTGTCAATGAAAAGATTGGTGATGCTGATCTTAAAGAGATAGAAAAAAAGATGGCAGAGCTTGCAAATGCTAAGTTACCCATTGAGAAGATTTACACAACGAAAACGGCTGTTATTAAACATTTTGAACACGATGATTTGAAGCAAGAAGTCTTACTTAGAATTCCTGATGGTGAAGTTTCCATCTATAAGCAAGGTGATTTTGAAGATTTATGTCGTGGACCTCACGTTCCAAACACCAAATATCTTAGATTTTTTAAACTGATCAAAGTTGCGGGTGCCTATCTAGGCGGTGACGAGAAACGCGAAATGCTTACTCGTATCTATGGAATAGCGTTTGCAGATAAAGAGAGTCTCAAAGATTATGTGACTATGATTGAAGAGGCAAAGAAGCGAGATCACCGAAAACTTGGTAATGAACTCAAACTCTTTACCTTTGATGACGAAGTTGGAGCTGGTCTTCCTATTTGGCTTCCAAATGGTGGAAGACTGAGAAGTAAACTAGAACAGCTTCTTTTTAAAGCACACCGACAGCGTGGCTATCAGCCTGTACGTGGTCCTGAGATTTTAAAATCAGATGCGTGGAAGATTAGTGGTCACTATCAAAATTATGGTGAAAATATGTATTTTACCGTAATTGATGAAGCAGAATATGGTATTAAGCCAATGAACTGTTTAGGACATATTAAAGTGTTCCAAAATGAGGTCAGAAGCTATCGTGATTTACCACTTAAATTTTTTGAATACGGTGTCGTGCATCGACATGAAAAAAGTGGCGTATTGCATGGACTTTTCCGTGTGCGTGAATTTACACAAGATGATGCGCATATTTTCTGTACACCTGATCAAATTAAAGAGAATGTTTTAGAAATTTTAAGTTTTGTCGATTCTATTATGAAAACTTTTGGGTTTAAGTATGATATGGAAATTTCAACACGCCCTGAAAAATCAATCGGCGATGAAAAATACTGGGAAGCAGCAACCGAAGGCTTAAAAAAAGCTCTTGATGAGAATGGCATCCATTATGGTATCGATGAAGGTGGTGGAGCGTTTTATGGTCCTAAAATCGACATCAAAATTACCGATGCCCTTAAACGTAAATGGCAATGTGGTACTATTCAAGTTGACTTTAACTTGCCTGAGCGTTTTGATATTTCTTATGTTGATGCGAATAATGAGCATGCGCGTCCAGTCATGTTACATCGTGCAATTTTAGGTTCATTTGAGCGTTTTATTGGTATTTTGATTGAGCATACTTCTGGAGAGTTTCCATTCTTTATTGCGCCAATTCAAGCCGTAATTGTTCCAATTTCAGATGCGCATTTAGCGTACGCAAAAACATTAGCCAATGAGTTAATGGCAGAGGGTATTGATGTTGAGATCTCTTCCAAAAATGAGAGTCTTAATAAACGTATTCGTAACGCTGAAACCATGCGTGTACCAATGATTTTGGTCATTGGTGATGCAGAAGTGGAAGAACAAAGTGTTGCTGTTAGAGATAGACGTGAGAGAACACAGTATAATTTGACAAAAGAAGCATTAATATCAAATATGAAGGAGAAACTTAGTGAGGTACACTTTTGA
- the infC gene encoding translation initiation factor IF-3, with the protein MSKDKDVILNDEIRASEVRCVGDDGTQYGIISRNEALAKADELGLDLVLIAPDAKPPVCKIMNYGKFKYQQEKKLKEARKNQKIIEIKEIKLSVKIAANDINYKVKHAREFLEEGKHVRFRVFLKGREMSNPEIGEQVLESLWPMLEDIAEREKTPKLEGRYINMLVTPKK; encoded by the coding sequence TTGAGTAAAGACAAAGACGTTATACTAAACGACGAAATCAGGGCATCTGAGGTAAGATGTGTTGGCGATGATGGTACACAATATGGCATCATTTCCAGAAATGAGGCTCTTGCGAAAGCAGATGAGCTAGGATTAGATCTCGTTTTAATTGCACCTGATGCAAAGCCACCTGTTTGTAAAATTATGAACTATGGCAAGTTTAAGTACCAGCAAGAAAAGAAGTTAAAAGAGGCACGCAAAAATCAGAAAATCATTGAGATTAAAGAGATCAAGCTTTCTGTAAAAATCGCTGCTAATGATATTAACTATAAAGTCAAGCATGCTAGAGAGTTTTTGGAAGAGGGCAAACATGTCCGTTTTAGAGTTTTTCTAAAAGGTCGTGAGATGTCTAATCCAGAGATTGGTGAGCAGGTTCTAGAGAGCCTATGGCCGATGTTGGAAGACATTGCTGAGCGTGAAAAGACTCCAAAGCTTGAAGGACGCTATATTAATATGCTGGTCACTCCAAAAAAGTAA
- the rpsT gene encoding 30S ribosomal protein S20, which translates to MANHKSAEKRIRQTKKRTERNRFYKTRIKNLTRAVREAVEAGDQAAAEVALKNVNKNFHSYAGKGILTKNTAARRVSRLSQLVNTLGSVAA; encoded by the coding sequence ATGGCAAACCACAAGTCAGCAGAAAAGCGTATTAGACAAACGAAAAAACGCACTGAAAGAAATAGATTTTATAAAACTAGAATCAAAAATCTAACACGTGCTGTAAGAGAAGCTGTTGAAGCTGGTGATCAAGCAGCAGCTGAAGTTGCATTGAAAAATGTAAATAAAAACTTCCACTCTTATGCAGGCAAAGGTATTTTAACTAAAAATACTGCTGCGCGTCGTGTAAGCAGATTGTCACAACTCGTTAATACGCTAGGTAGTGTTGCTGCATAA
- the glmM gene encoding phosphoglucosamine mutase encodes MKLFGTDGVRGKAGKKLSAFMAMRLAMAAGIYFRKNSITNKILVGKDTRRSGYMIENAIVSGLTAVGYDVRQIGPMPTPAIAFLTEDMRCDAGIMISASHNPYFDNGIKFFDSFGNKLGETEEAEIEKIYYDDALIEANQKIEFDIGRSKRVDDVIGRYIVQIKNSFPKNLTLKGLRIVLDTANGAAYKVAPTIFNELGADVIIINDEPNGSNINLNCGALHPEELGEEVRRLRADIGFAFDGDADRLVVVDENGNPIHGDKLLGKIATFLQSQNRLANKGVCVTVMSNQALEDYLSKAGIKTYRCDVGDKNVLEALYREKINFGGEQSGHIILSDFAKTGDALVAALAVMHCMLTEKQKVSKLFNPFDLYPQLQQNIKIDNKIPLCELKGYDALVSELENKKIRVLIRYSGTENLLRILLEGQNEKVLEESMEKTVKFFKSALNE; translated from the coding sequence ATGAAACTTTTTGGAACTGATGGTGTGAGAGGTAAAGCAGGTAAAAAATTGAGTGCTTTTATGGCGATGCGTTTAGCAATGGCTGCAGGCATCTATTTTCGTAAAAATTCCATTACCAATAAAATCTTAGTTGGCAAAGATACGAGACGCAGTGGTTATATGATTGAGAATGCCATTGTATCGGGCTTAACGGCTGTTGGTTACGATGTGAGACAGATAGGTCCTATGCCAACTCCGGCAATTGCTTTTTTAACAGAAGACATGCGCTGTGACGCAGGCATTATGATTAGTGCGTCGCATAATCCTTATTTCGACAATGGAATCAAATTTTTTGACTCTTTTGGCAATAAACTTGGAGAAACAGAAGAGGCAGAGATTGAGAAAATCTATTATGATGATGCTTTAATTGAAGCCAATCAAAAAATAGAGTTTGATATTGGACGTTCTAAAAGAGTGGATGATGTGATTGGTCGGTATATTGTTCAGATTAAAAACTCATTTCCAAAGAATTTGACACTTAAAGGGTTGCGTATCGTCCTTGATACGGCAAATGGAGCCGCTTATAAAGTAGCCCCTACTATCTTTAATGAGCTTGGGGCGGATGTTATTATCATTAATGATGAGCCAAATGGTAGTAATATCAATCTAAACTGTGGTGCCTTACATCCTGAAGAGTTAGGTGAAGAGGTAAGACGCCTTCGTGCAGATATAGGTTTTGCATTTGATGGCGATGCAGATCGTTTAGTTGTGGTTGATGAAAATGGCAATCCTATACATGGCGACAAACTTTTAGGTAAAATTGCCACCTTTTTACAAAGCCAAAACAGACTTGCTAACAAAGGCGTGTGCGTTACTGTTATGAGTAATCAGGCGTTAGAAGATTATTTAAGTAAAGCAGGCATAAAAACATACCGTTGTGATGTCGGTGATAAAAATGTTTTAGAAGCCTTATATAGGGAAAAAATTAACTTTGGTGGAGAACAAAGTGGACATATTATCTTGTCTGATTTTGCTAAGACTGGAGATGCGTTAGTAGCGGCTCTTGCTGTTATGCACTGTATGCTAACGGAAAAACAAAAAGTGAGTAAATTGTTTAATCCTTTTGATCTCTATCCTCAACTTCAACAAAATATAAAAATTGATAATAAGATTCCTCTTTGCGAACTTAAAGGCTACGATGCCCTCGTCTCTGAATTAGAAAATAAAAAAATTCGAGTTCTTATTCGCTATTCTGGTACTGAAAATTTATTGCGTATTTTGCTAGAAGGACAGAATGAAAAAGTTCTTGAAGAGAGCATGGAAAAGACCGTTAAATTTTTTAAAAGCGCACTAAATGAATAG
- a CDS encoding glucosaminidase domain-containing protein: MKFFSTLFIVSCVFFQSGILYAGGLSSEYYQIEDGPKQKEEFIREMKVLVDKGNDEIKKDREFITNFFAKAVPGAFRGLNQQNVGYLISLRNKYGIESLFDRDEYFKRIDVIPTSLALAQASLESGWGKSRFAREANNLFGHWTYSGVGLMPQNRAIGKTHMIRIFSSLQKSVNSYMLNLNTNDAYSLFRERRLIARNSGKAYTGMDAAKTMVNYSELKEEYNKMIKEMIEQNNLLIYDK, from the coding sequence GTGAAATTTTTTTCAACTCTTTTTATCGTCTCTTGTGTGTTTTTTCAAAGCGGAATACTTTACGCAGGAGGTCTTTCCTCAGAATATTATCAGATTGAAGATGGTCCAAAGCAAAAAGAGGAATTTATCCGCGAGATGAAAGTTCTTGTGGATAAAGGTAATGACGAGATCAAAAAAGATCGAGAATTTATTACCAATTTTTTTGCAAAAGCTGTACCAGGCGCCTTTAGAGGGCTCAACCAGCAAAATGTAGGCTATCTTATCTCTTTACGCAATAAATACGGGATAGAATCACTTTTTGATAGAGACGAATACTTTAAACGCATTGATGTCATTCCAACTTCTTTAGCACTAGCGCAAGCTTCGCTCGAGAGTGGATGGGGTAAAAGCCGTTTTGCAAGAGAAGCCAATAACCTTTTTGGTCACTGGACCTATTCGGGTGTGGGATTAATGCCTCAAAATAGAGCCATTGGCAAGACACACATGATTCGTATTTTTAGCTCACTTCAAAAATCGGTCAATTCTTATATGCTCAATCTTAATACTAATGACGCGTATAGCCTTTTTCGCGAAAGAAGACTTATAGCACGGAATAGTGGAAAAGCATATACGGGGATGGATGCAGCTAAAACAATGGTTAATTATTCAGAACTTAAAGAAGAGTACAACAAAATGATTAAAGAGATGATAGAGCAGAACAATCTTCTAATCTACGATAAATAG
- the rplT gene encoding 50S ribosomal protein L20, translated as MARVKTGIVRRRRHKKILKMARGFFSGRRKHFRKAKEQIERSLVYAFRDRRQKKRDFRRLWITRINAACRLNDISYSRFINALNKANIDLDRKILADMAMNDPEAFATVVKQAKAAL; from the coding sequence ATGGCAAGAGTAAAAACAGGTATCGTCAGAAGAAGACGTCACAAGAAAATTTTAAAGATGGCAAGAGGCTTCTTTAGTGGAAGAAGAAAACACTTTAGAAAAGCGAAAGAGCAAATTGAGAGAAGTTTAGTTTATGCATTCCGTGATAGAAGACAAAAGAAAAGAGATTTTAGAAGACTTTGGATCACACGTATTAACGCAGCATGCAGACTTAACGATATCAGCTATTCACGCTTCATCAACGCTCTAAACAAAGCAAATATTGATTTAGACAGAAAGATTCTTGCAGATATGGCGATGAATGACCCTGAAGCCTTTGCAACTGTTGTAAAACAAGCAAAAGCAGCGCTTTAA
- a CDS encoding SLAC1 anion channel family protein, which yields MITSSRIQNFPIMMFAIVMGLSGLTIVYQKATLWLGFPNIIAASLVLLVTIVFIIIVTLYAMKIIFFFEEVKQEFAHPIRINFFAAASISLLLLSIIYQDIHIGISACLWYMGAGLQTFLTFYTIRFWITQNMEIVHSNPAWFIPIVGNVIAPIGGEHFASPEILIYFFAVGIFFWIILLPIIVNRIIFHHQLAQKFLPTLFILIAPPAIGVISYLKITGHFDLMASILYSLGLFFTLLLIFMVKNFLKLQFFISWWAFTFPLAAITIASLVAFHATQKLFYSYIATLLIVITTSVICFVGYKTLWYISKKEICIAE from the coding sequence ATGATAACCTCTAGCCGTATTCAAAACTTTCCTATTATGATGTTTGCTATCGTTATGGGACTTTCAGGGCTCACCATCGTTTATCAAAAAGCTACTTTATGGCTTGGTTTCCCAAATATCATTGCAGCTTCTTTAGTACTTTTAGTCACCATTGTTTTTATAATAATTGTTACACTCTATGCAATGAAAATCATTTTTTTCTTCGAAGAAGTTAAACAAGAATTTGCCCACCCTATTCGGATCAATTTTTTTGCAGCAGCTTCTATCTCATTATTATTGCTTTCTATTATTTACCAAGATATACACATAGGTATATCTGCGTGTCTTTGGTATATGGGTGCTGGCTTACAAACATTTTTGACATTTTATACTATCCGCTTTTGGATTACTCAAAATATGGAAATTGTACATTCCAATCCAGCATGGTTTATTCCTATCGTAGGTAATGTTATTGCTCCTATTGGTGGAGAGCACTTTGCAAGTCCCGAAATACTCATTTACTTCTTTGCAGTAGGTATCTTTTTTTGGATTATTTTATTACCAATAATTGTCAATCGTATTATTTTTCATCATCAGCTTGCTCAGAAGTTTTTACCTACTCTTTTTATTTTAATAGCACCACCTGCCATTGGGGTTATCTCGTATCTTAAAATAACAGGCCATTTTGACCTCATGGCAAGTATACTGTACAGTTTAGGACTTTTCTTTACATTACTGTTGATTTTTATGGTAAAAAACTTTTTAAAACTACAATTTTTTATCTCGTGGTGGGCATTTACTTTTCCATTAGCAGCTATTACGATTGCTTCTCTTGTTGCTTTTCATGCTACACAAAAACTATTTTATAGCTATATTGCAACTCTTTTAATTGTAATAACAACTTCTGTTATTTGTTTTGTAGGATATAAAACACTTTGGTATATTTCTAAAAAAGAAATTTGTATCGCAGAGTAG